In one window of Posidoniimonas corsicana DNA:
- a CDS encoding glycosyl hydrolase: protein MLVAALLALVVPNEVLSEPIDGPVRPELQASLQPVMPLEQGWADPPMISRTRCWWWWLNGNVTKEAITRDLEAMRDKGIGGANIVDAAHASSGQNIKPQHGPDFASAEWVELFVHALSEADRLGLELGFNIQSGWNLGGPSVTPEQSAKKVVWSELTVEGGKGVHVEVPRPEARNGFYRDIMVLAFPQPDDPDSVARVDNFEQKAYHRYPGHFTAVDASHLVEVGEGKPAEVCIDPDSVVDLTSRVSDDMLSWDAPPGRWRVLRFGYTPSGAHVSTSSDNWKGPAIDYLDPAAFHKYCDDVLTPILEAAGPLVGRSLRFLHTDSWELGPVNWTPAMPFEFSARRGYDIYHFLPAIAGYAVGSREESNRFLNDFRRTIADLIADGKYQAFAHYAHQRGVGIHPESGGPHAAPVDALQNLGLSDIPMGEYWASSRTHRVRDFERLFVKQPASAAHVYGRRFVMAEAFTTIGPHWEKTPEDLKPDFDRVACEGLNMVMWHTFPCSPQEEGVPGIAYFAGTHLNPNVTWWRQADGFLGYLNRCQFMLQQGQPAADVLYFYGENIPSFVRLKREDPAGVLPEYDYDVANAQIVNQHARVEDGRILLDGGASYAVLVLPPSGHYGLATLQSIARLVGEGATVVGPKPEIPYGLGHAEEFTELADKLWGEGLIKDVAAVDALAGLGLAGDFSVESRGRPGAFDFIHRRTAVADVYFVANRRNRPATAACTFRSQADAPEVWDPVTGEIHAATGVERQGDRTRLTLDLAPHGSAFVVFPHAGGGPTPPVEATPARTVATLTGPWLVSFDPAWGGPASHEFEKLTDWSESSDPAIRYYSGAAVYRQTFDLPDGPTGDDYWIDLGRVEASARVTLNGQDLGVAWTRPFRLRAGNALRQGKNELEVEVVNLWPNRLIGDAQPDAPRRYTKTNIRRFTAESPLVPSGLLGPVRVLASGDGQLAQLPSDSAAPVSNN, encoded by the coding sequence TTGCTGGTTGCGGCTCTGCTGGCGTTGGTAGTCCCGAACGAAGTGCTCTCCGAGCCGATCGACGGCCCGGTCCGGCCTGAGCTGCAGGCGTCCCTGCAGCCGGTCATGCCGCTTGAGCAGGGCTGGGCCGACCCGCCGATGATCTCCCGCACCCGGTGCTGGTGGTGGTGGCTCAACGGCAACGTGACCAAGGAGGCGATCACCCGCGACCTCGAGGCGATGCGGGACAAGGGCATCGGCGGCGCCAACATCGTCGACGCGGCCCACGCCAGCAGCGGGCAGAACATCAAGCCGCAGCACGGGCCGGACTTCGCCTCGGCGGAGTGGGTCGAGCTGTTCGTGCACGCGCTCTCCGAGGCGGACAGGCTGGGCCTGGAACTCGGCTTCAACATCCAGAGCGGCTGGAACCTGGGCGGTCCGTCTGTCACGCCCGAGCAGTCGGCCAAGAAGGTGGTCTGGTCGGAGCTGACCGTCGAGGGCGGCAAGGGCGTTCACGTAGAAGTACCTCGGCCCGAGGCACGCAACGGGTTCTACCGCGATATCATGGTGCTCGCGTTCCCGCAGCCAGATGATCCGGATAGCGTCGCGCGGGTCGACAACTTCGAGCAGAAGGCTTACCACCGTTACCCCGGCCACTTCACGGCGGTCGACGCGTCGCACCTGGTTGAGGTAGGCGAGGGCAAACCTGCCGAGGTCTGCATCGACCCGGACTCGGTGGTCGACCTAACCTCGCGCGTCAGCGATGACATGCTCTCGTGGGACGCGCCCCCAGGCAGATGGCGGGTGCTGCGGTTCGGCTACACGCCGTCGGGCGCGCATGTTTCGACCTCCAGCGACAACTGGAAGGGGCCGGCGATCGACTACCTCGACCCGGCCGCGTTCCACAAGTACTGCGACGACGTCCTTACGCCCATCCTTGAAGCGGCCGGACCGCTGGTCGGCCGGTCGCTGCGGTTCCTGCACACCGACAGCTGGGAGCTCGGCCCGGTGAACTGGACCCCCGCCATGCCGTTTGAGTTTTCGGCGCGGCGCGGCTACGACATCTACCACTTCCTGCCCGCCATCGCGGGCTACGCGGTCGGCAGCCGTGAGGAGTCCAACCGGTTCCTGAACGACTTCCGCCGCACTATCGCCGACCTGATCGCCGACGGGAAGTACCAGGCGTTCGCGCACTACGCCCACCAGCGCGGCGTCGGGATCCACCCGGAGTCTGGCGGGCCGCACGCGGCGCCGGTCGACGCGCTCCAGAACCTGGGCCTGAGCGACATCCCGATGGGCGAGTACTGGGCCAGCTCCCGCACGCACCGCGTCCGCGACTTTGAGCGACTATTCGTCAAGCAGCCCGCCTCCGCGGCCCACGTGTACGGCCGGCGGTTCGTGATGGCCGAGGCGTTCACCACGATCGGCCCCCACTGGGAGAAGACGCCCGAGGACCTCAAGCCCGACTTCGACCGCGTGGCGTGCGAGGGGCTCAACATGGTCATGTGGCACACCTTCCCCTGCTCACCGCAGGAAGAGGGCGTGCCGGGCATCGCGTACTTCGCCGGCACGCACCTGAATCCGAACGTCACCTGGTGGCGCCAGGCCGACGGCTTTCTGGGCTACCTCAACCGCTGCCAGTTCATGCTGCAGCAGGGCCAGCCGGCCGCCGATGTGCTGTACTTCTACGGCGAGAACATCCCGAGCTTCGTGCGGCTGAAGCGTGAGGACCCGGCCGGCGTCCTGCCGGAGTACGACTACGATGTCGCCAACGCGCAGATCGTCAACCAGCACGCCCGCGTTGAGGACGGCCGGATCCTGCTTGACGGCGGCGCCAGCTACGCGGTGCTGGTGCTCCCGCCGAGCGGCCACTACGGCCTGGCGACGCTCCAGAGCATCGCCCGGTTGGTCGGTGAGGGTGCGACGGTAGTCGGCCCGAAGCCGGAGATTCCCTACGGCCTGGGTCACGCCGAGGAGTTCACTGAGCTGGCCGACAAGCTGTGGGGCGAAGGTCTCATCAAGGACGTCGCCGCCGTGGACGCGCTGGCCGGGCTCGGCCTGGCGGGCGACTTTTCGGTCGAGTCCCGCGGGCGGCCGGGCGCGTTTGACTTCATCCACCGACGCACCGCGGTCGCGGATGTGTACTTTGTCGCCAACCGCCGGAACCGCCCGGCCACCGCGGCCTGCACGTTCCGGTCGCAGGCGGACGCGCCCGAGGTGTGGGACCCGGTCACCGGCGAGATTCACGCTGCAACCGGCGTTGAGCGGCAAGGCGACCGGACCCGACTGACGCTCGATCTGGCGCCGCACGGTTCGGCGTTCGTGGTGTTCCCGCACGCCGGCGGCGGCCCGACCCCACCGGTCGAGGCGACACCCGCCCGCACGGTCGCCACGCTCACCGGCCCGTGGCTGGTCTCGTTCGACCCCGCGTGGGGCGGACCGGCGAGTCATGAGTTCGAGAAGCTTACCGACTGGTCGGAGTCGTCGGACCCGGCGATCCGCTACTACTCCGGGGCGGCGGTCTACCGGCAGACGTTCGACCTGCCCGACGGGCCGACCGGCGACGACTACTGGATCGACCTGGGCCGCGTCGAGGCCTCCGCACGCGTCACGCTGAACGGCCAGGACCTGGGCGTGGCGTGGACGCGGCCGTTCCGCCTGCGGGCCGGTAACGCCCTGCGGCAGGGCAAGAACGAGCTTGAGGTGGAGGTCGTCAACCTCTGGCCCAACCGCCTGATCGGCGACGCCCAGCCGGATGCGCCGCGCCGGTACACCAAGACCAATATCCGCCGCTTCACCGCCGAGTCGCCGCTGGTGCCCTCCGGCCTGCTCGGGCCGGTGCGGGTGCTGGCGAGCGGCGATGGCCAACTGGCGCAACTGCCGTCCGACAGCGCGGCGCCCGTCAGCAACAACTGA
- a CDS encoding 3-keto-disaccharide hydrolase yields MAFRTQVLTLVTAAMIAGPAVGAEPVKLFDGRSLEGWVDEAGKPVSSGWRVVDGELYCPGHVGSVYTADEYGDFELSFRWKIAERGNSGVKYRVRHYKRALWGRPGWLGLEYQLADAPGPTKHSTGALYELFAPAKYENLHRPGEYNQSRIVVRGDHFEHWLNGQKLVEVDQDSAAWKKQLRASKFAPVDGVFENRRGRIMLQDHGAKVWFAEVVLRPLDESPVASEAHLPASRGSQDRPARR; encoded by the coding sequence ATGGCGTTCCGTACCCAAGTCTTGACGCTAGTAACCGCCGCGATGATCGCCGGCCCCGCCGTCGGAGCAGAGCCCGTAAAGCTGTTCGACGGCCGCTCCCTCGAGGGCTGGGTCGATGAGGCCGGCAAGCCGGTCAGCAGCGGCTGGCGGGTGGTCGACGGCGAGCTGTACTGCCCCGGCCACGTCGGCTCGGTCTACACGGCCGACGAGTACGGCGACTTCGAGCTGTCGTTCCGCTGGAAGATCGCCGAGCGCGGCAACAGCGGGGTAAAGTACCGCGTCCGCCACTACAAGCGGGCGTTGTGGGGGCGGCCCGGGTGGCTGGGGCTGGAGTACCAGCTGGCCGACGCGCCGGGCCCCACGAAGCACTCCACCGGCGCCCTCTACGAGCTGTTCGCCCCCGCCAAGTACGAGAACCTCCACCGGCCGGGCGAGTACAACCAGTCGCGGATCGTCGTCCGCGGCGACCACTTCGAGCACTGGCTCAACGGCCAGAAGCTGGTGGAGGTTGACCAGGACTCCGCCGCCTGGAAGAAGCAGCTCCGGGCGAGCAAGTTCGCGCCGGTCGACGGCGTGTTCGAGAACCGTCGCGGCCGCATCATGCTGCAGGACCACGGCGCCAAGGTCTGGTTCGCGGAGGTTGTGCTCCGCCCGCTCGATGAGAGTCCGGTCGCGTCCGAGGCCCACCTGCCGGCGTCGCGCGGCTCACAAGATCGGCCCGCCCGCCGCTAG
- a CDS encoding BNR-4 repeat-containing protein has protein sequence MQFLTRHLRLAALTAFLSVLGGQAPAASPELPLLTDSVLDASALLMPRGALYGPAINGSAHQNEALLTYGGYQYAVWYHRGRNEDLLLGRRSLTGATWEVMDTGVNLDNGDSPSWDAHNVISLGIAGDGSLHLAYDHHNDDLRYMTSVPGAATAASWDASLLNAERDSLNVGGPTLGDVTYPRFIRDPSTGALAMTYRTGSSGNGNVNITTLDSSTSTWAAPQRFVDGTDPIFYNDPYGSGSNNRNAYLNGLDIDSTGRMHTTWTWRESATGSSNHDIAYAYSDDNGATWRNNDGAVIGTPGSPITLNSPGATVVPLDRGNTLMNQQTQIVDPDGRVHTVMWHKTDDAAPLTGFTTGPAAYYHYFRDPSNTPADPGAAWVRTELPTQRAVGSRPDMGYDADGNLYVTYLSPGPGDGAGVAADYYTNGDLIIATASKASRWTDWEIVRTDARDFVGEPVLDHARLADSGVVSVFVQENGANQSSSVGTPLRVLEFGKLASNLVWSGANSGGWSGEGIAVEWDSQGDDLPDAAYSNLAPTRVTFDDGAAAFNVEVASQIAPVSTTFRNAVSNYTLTGGGIGGAGDLRVLGGGRVTLAGAANTYSGETAIERGVLALQGGATLAGTPRISVAPTAELDVSQLDATFTLAAGQQLVVEPTATVRGAVHAAAGGQVTASGAFDGTLSAGQGGVISVGEGVTVIGGLALSTLYSDTFSGAGGPLNGQLVESGDLQTGAVLWSASSAFRDDGTIDGSQEGGALLEFHPQADRTYTLTMDVTNQTDRWIALGFGQDPIASPGQSSHEDRHSNNRGIAWMLYRDTQDGSALESFIGTNTGGPQQLDASGVDFGDASELKIVIDTTGDGGGFSAQWYVDDVLKRTEQVGMSIDAINYVGLSFDNSTAGSVSFDNFRLTAEQQAEVAGVTELVVQGDLDLQQGALLSMDIATPDAHDTIVIGQTLRAGGELEVTLADGAFALQAGDRFDLFDFAAASGFFDELTLPQLSAGLVWDAAELLTLGMLEVAVGLPGDFNADGVVDAADYTVWRDTLGAVGAGLAADANLDSRIDGADYAIWRASFGDTLSSQPASAAAVPEPAALLLAGVLLACGSAGRVR, from the coding sequence ATGCAGTTCCTGACACGACACCTGAGACTCGCCGCCCTTACGGCCTTCCTGAGCGTTCTTGGCGGTCAAGCCCCGGCGGCGTCGCCGGAGCTGCCGCTGCTGACCGACTCGGTGCTCGATGCTTCGGCGCTGCTGATGCCCCGCGGCGCCCTCTACGGGCCGGCGATCAATGGCTCGGCGCACCAGAACGAGGCGCTCCTCACCTACGGCGGCTACCAGTACGCCGTGTGGTACCACCGCGGCCGCAACGAGGACCTCCTGCTCGGCCGACGGAGCCTGACCGGCGCAACCTGGGAGGTGATGGACACCGGCGTCAACCTCGACAACGGCGACTCGCCCTCCTGGGACGCGCACAATGTCATCTCACTGGGCATCGCCGGCGACGGCAGCCTCCACCTGGCCTACGACCACCACAACGACGACCTCCGCTACATGACCAGCGTGCCGGGCGCCGCCACGGCGGCGAGCTGGGACGCGTCGCTGCTAAACGCCGAACGCGACTCGCTGAACGTGGGCGGGCCCACGCTCGGCGACGTCACCTACCCGCGCTTTATCCGTGACCCCAGCACCGGCGCCCTCGCGATGACGTACCGCACCGGGTCCAGCGGGAACGGCAACGTCAACATCACCACGCTCGACTCGTCGACCTCCACGTGGGCGGCGCCGCAGCGGTTCGTGGACGGGACCGACCCCATCTTCTACAACGACCCGTACGGCTCCGGCTCGAACAACCGCAACGCGTACCTCAACGGACTGGACATCGACTCCACCGGACGCATGCACACCACGTGGACCTGGCGCGAGTCGGCCACCGGCAGCTCCAACCACGACATCGCCTACGCCTACAGCGACGACAACGGCGCAACCTGGCGGAACAACGACGGTGCCGTGATCGGAACGCCCGGCTCGCCGATCACGCTCAACTCGCCCGGCGCCACGGTCGTGCCACTCGACCGGGGCAACACGCTGATGAACCAGCAGACCCAGATCGTCGACCCGGACGGCCGGGTGCACACCGTGATGTGGCACAAGACCGACGACGCGGCCCCCTTGACCGGCTTCACCACCGGCCCGGCCGCCTACTACCACTACTTCCGCGACCCGAGCAACACGCCCGCCGATCCCGGCGCCGCGTGGGTCCGCACCGAGCTGCCGACCCAGCGCGCCGTCGGCTCGCGCCCCGACATGGGCTACGACGCCGACGGCAACCTGTACGTCACGTACCTGTCGCCCGGCCCTGGCGACGGCGCCGGCGTCGCGGCCGACTACTACACCAACGGCGACCTGATCATCGCCACCGCCAGCAAGGCGTCGCGTTGGACCGACTGGGAGATTGTCCGCACCGACGCCCGCGACTTCGTTGGTGAGCCGGTGCTAGACCACGCCCGCCTAGCTGACAGCGGCGTGGTGTCGGTTTTCGTCCAGGAGAACGGCGCGAACCAGTCGTCGTCGGTCGGCACGCCGCTGCGCGTGCTCGAGTTTGGCAAGCTGGCCAGCAACCTGGTGTGGTCCGGTGCGAACTCCGGCGGGTGGTCGGGCGAGGGGATTGCGGTCGAGTGGGACAGCCAGGGCGACGACCTCCCCGACGCGGCCTACAGCAACCTGGCGCCAACACGCGTCACCTTCGACGACGGCGCCGCCGCTTTCAACGTGGAAGTGGCGTCTCAGATAGCGCCTGTTTCGACGACCTTCCGCAACGCGGTGAGCAACTACACGCTGACCGGCGGCGGGATCGGCGGCGCCGGCGACCTGCGGGTGCTGGGGGGCGGCCGCGTCACGCTGGCCGGCGCCGCAAACACCTATTCGGGCGAAACCGCCATCGAGCGTGGCGTGCTCGCCCTGCAGGGTGGAGCGACGCTCGCGGGCACGCCCCGCATCTCGGTGGCGCCGACGGCCGAGCTTGACGTCTCGCAGCTCGATGCGACCTTCACGCTCGCGGCAGGGCAGCAGCTTGTTGTTGAACCCACCGCGACCGTACGCGGCGCCGTGCACGCGGCCGCCGGAGGCCAAGTCACGGCCAGCGGCGCCTTCGACGGCACGCTCTCCGCGGGGCAGGGCGGGGTGATCTCCGTCGGCGAGGGGGTGACGGTCATCGGGGGCTTGGCGCTGTCCACCCTGTACAGCGACACGTTCTCCGGCGCCGGCGGCCCGCTCAACGGCCAGCTTGTCGAGTCGGGCGACCTGCAGACCGGGGCCGTGCTGTGGTCGGCCAGCAGCGCTTTCCGCGACGACGGCACGATTGACGGCAGCCAGGAGGGCGGCGCCCTCCTTGAGTTCCACCCGCAGGCGGACCGCACCTACACGCTGACGATGGACGTCACCAACCAGACCGACCGCTGGATCGCGCTGGGCTTCGGCCAGGACCCGATCGCCAGCCCGGGACAGAGCTCGCACGAGGACCGCCACTCCAACAACCGCGGCATCGCGTGGATGCTGTACCGCGACACCCAAGATGGATCGGCGCTGGAGTCCTTCATCGGGACTAACACTGGCGGCCCTCAGCAGCTGGACGCCAGCGGCGTCGACTTCGGCGACGCCTCGGAGCTGAAAATCGTGATCGACACCACGGGCGACGGCGGCGGCTTCTCGGCCCAATGGTACGTGGACGACGTGCTGAAGCGCACCGAGCAGGTCGGGATGTCGATCGACGCGATCAACTACGTAGGGCTGTCGTTCGACAACAGCACGGCCGGCAGCGTAAGCTTCGATAACTTCCGGTTGACAGCCGAGCAACAGGCGGAGGTCGCCGGGGTGACCGAACTGGTCGTCCAGGGCGACCTGGACCTGCAGCAGGGCGCGCTGCTGTCGATGGACATCGCCACACCCGACGCGCACGACACGATCGTCATCGGCCAGACGCTCCGCGCCGGCGGGGAGCTTGAGGTCACGCTGGCCGACGGCGCTTTTGCGTTGCAAGCCGGCGACCGGTTTGACCTGTTCGACTTTGCCGCCGCGTCGGGCTTCTTCGACGAATTGACGCTGCCGCAGCTATCCGCCGGATTGGTCTGGGACGCTGCCGAACTGCTGACGCTCGGCATGCTTGAAGTCGCGGTCGGACTGCCGGGCGACTTCAACGCGGACGGCGTCGTCGACGCCGCCGACTACACGGTTTGGCGCGACACGCTCGGCGCAGTTGGGGCCGGCCTGGCCGCCGACGCCAATCTGGACTCGCGAATCGACGGGGCGGACTACGCGATTTGGCGTGCTTCCTTCGGGGACACGCTCTCGTCGCAGCCAGCCTCTGCGGCGGCCGTTCCCGAACCCGCCGCTCTGCTGCTGGCGGGCGTCCTCCTGGCTTGTGGCTCCGCCGGCCGCGTACGTTAA
- a CDS encoding DUF1501 domain-containing protein has product MNNHTLKTEVARRGVELATRRTFLHGCATGVGAMWMASQQAAASASAAPSGAPLPHHPAKVKRVIFLHMIGAPSQLELFDFKPELQAYDGQDCPAEFLEGKRFAFIQGVPKMLGPQYPFAQHGDSGAWVSNRLPMFAKHVDDVCFIKSMQTDQFNHGPAQLMVHTGQPRMGYPSIGSWVTWGLGSENEDLPGFIVLLSGGRQPRVGKALWSGGFLPSVYQGVQCRSKGDPVLNIANPPGESRRERRVLLDALRRLNQESHQAFGSDETLARIAQYELAFRMQSAAPEAMDITREPQHVREEYGAEPGAESFANNCLLARRLAERGVRFIQLYDWGWDTHGSSKSEALNVGFRTKCQEIDRPISALLTDLKQRGMMEDTLVVWSGEFGRTSMRENRGGAEMKFVGRDHNPNAFTLWMAGAGVRAGHTHGETDPMGYSVVGEPVHLRDFHATLLHLLGLDHRRLAVPFQGLNQKLTGVKQARLVTEVLTDRPAAHV; this is encoded by the coding sequence ATGAACAACCACACACTCAAGACCGAGGTCGCCCGCCGCGGGGTGGAGCTCGCCACCCGACGGACCTTCCTGCACGGCTGCGCCACCGGCGTGGGCGCGATGTGGATGGCGTCGCAGCAGGCGGCCGCGTCCGCGAGCGCGGCGCCTTCCGGAGCGCCGCTGCCGCACCACCCGGCGAAGGTCAAGCGGGTCATCTTCCTGCACATGATCGGCGCCCCCAGCCAGCTCGAGCTGTTCGACTTCAAGCCCGAGCTGCAGGCCTACGACGGCCAGGACTGCCCGGCCGAGTTCCTCGAGGGGAAGCGGTTCGCGTTCATCCAGGGCGTGCCGAAGATGCTGGGGCCGCAGTACCCGTTCGCCCAGCACGGCGACAGCGGCGCCTGGGTAAGCAACCGGCTGCCGATGTTCGCCAAGCACGTGGACGACGTCTGCTTCATTAAGTCGATGCAGACCGACCAGTTCAACCACGGCCCCGCCCAGCTGATGGTCCACACCGGCCAGCCGCGGATGGGCTACCCGTCGATCGGCTCGTGGGTGACGTGGGGCCTCGGCTCCGAGAACGAGGACCTGCCCGGCTTCATCGTGCTGCTCTCCGGCGGCCGTCAGCCACGCGTCGGCAAGGCACTGTGGAGCGGCGGCTTCCTGCCCTCGGTCTACCAGGGCGTGCAGTGCCGCTCCAAGGGCGACCCGGTGCTCAACATCGCCAACCCGCCGGGCGAGTCGCGGCGGGAGCGGCGGGTGCTGCTCGACGCGCTCCGCCGGCTGAACCAGGAGTCGCACCAGGCCTTCGGCAGCGACGAAACCCTCGCCCGCATCGCCCAGTACGAGCTGGCCTTCCGCATGCAGTCCGCCGCCCCCGAAGCGATGGACATCACGCGCGAGCCGCAGCACGTCCGCGAGGAGTACGGCGCCGAGCCGGGGGCCGAGTCGTTCGCGAACAACTGCCTGCTGGCCCGCCGCCTGGCGGAGCGGGGCGTGCGGTTCATCCAGCTGTACGACTGGGGCTGGGACACGCACGGCTCGAGCAAGTCGGAGGCCCTGAACGTCGGGTTCCGCACCAAGTGCCAGGAGATCGACCGGCCGATCTCAGCGCTGCTCACCGACCTGAAGCAGCGGGGCATGATGGAGGACACGCTGGTGGTGTGGAGCGGCGAGTTCGGCCGCACCTCGATGCGCGAGAACCGCGGCGGCGCCGAGATGAAGTTCGTCGGCCGCGACCACAACCCCAACGCGTTCACGCTCTGGATGGCGGGCGCGGGCGTCCGCGCGGGCCACACCCACGGGGAGACCGACCCCATGGGCTACTCGGTCGTCGGCGAGCCGGTCCACCTGCGGGACTTCCACGCCACCCTGCTGCACCTGCTGGGGCTGGACCACCGCCGGCTGGCAGTCCCGTTCCAGGGGCTCAACCAGAAGCTGACCGGCGTCAAGCAGGCGCGGCTCGTCACCGAGGTCCTCACCGACCGACCGGCGGCGCACGTCTAG